ctactactagtagtactactaccTCGTCGTCACGGACGGCGTCACCGGCGCGTGGAGCAGAGGCGCGCGCGAGGACGGCGAGGCGGGGACGGCGCGGCGAGGCGAGGACGGCGAGGCGAGGACGGCGCGGCGAGGCGAGGATGGCGCGGCGAGGACGGCGACGCAGGGCCAGCGGACGGCGAACGGCgcgcggacggcggacggcggaCGGAGCGGGGCACGCCGGATCGGGGCGGGGCAGCGACGGCGCCGGGGCGGGTCGGGGCGAGGCCGCGGCCGCTGCGGGGCCGACGCCGGAGCTGCACGCGGCGGCGCGCCTGGCCGGGGCCGGATCGGGGCGGGGCAGCGCCGGTGAGGGGCCTGGGCGGGGCGGCCGGCGCCGGGAGGGGCCCAGCGCGGGGGGGCCAGCGCAGGGGGGGGACGCGCCGCGGGGGTGGCCCAGCGCGGGGGGGGGGAgcgcggggggaggggggggCGCCGCCGGGGATGTGCCGCGCCGCCGGGGAGGGACCAGCGCGGGGGGGGGGCCGCCGGGGAGGGCCGCGCCGCGCGGGGGAGGTGCGCCGCGCCGCCTCCGGAGGGGGCGCGCGGCCCCGGGAGTGCGCGCGCTGCCGCCCGGAGAGGGTGCGCGCGGCCGTGGGAGGGGGCCCCGCCGCCGTGGGATTGCGGCTCGCGGCCCCGGGGGTGGGCCGTCCCCCCCGGGCAGGGGGCGATGTTGGGGGGGTGAGGCGCTCAAGAGGGGGCCGCGCGGGGATTGGTCTCCTCGCCTGCTTGGAGGGGGCGCCTGCCGCCGTGATGGCGCCGGCCGCCGGGGAGTGGCTGTCAGTCGGGGAGGGGAGGAGCGCGGGGGGGGAGGGCGCGGGGGGGGGGCGTCGGCGGCCGCGGGCGACGGCGTCGACGGCGGGGGGGGCGGCCCTGGGGTGGCCGGTGCGGCGGGCGAGCGGGATTTTGGGAGGGGAGGGGGGCCGAGCGGATAAGGCGacattttcctttttttattatttttttccctttgccgactgccagcatgtgacgcagtcggcaaaggtatattattttttttttcaaaaaattattttttttaattttttttaaaaacagtttgccgactgctctgctccctggcagtcggcaaaggttatttttgatttttttctcagaaattctttgccgactgccatcctccctggcagtcggcaaaggctctttgccaactgccactgatggcagtcggcaaagaattaatttttttttcgattttcgatcccagtttttttgtgttgccttgctacagtaagtacatgatatattccaagtttggggtcattttaatttattttgctatattccgtagattttttctgtttctttgattttttccgacagctccagatttgaactgcaggtacatgaaataatggaatccggccattcagaaaatgatattcatgatgtttggagcatgttgaggccgtgtgcgaggcctcgcgtgaaatttcgaccgtgttggtgtcggaacacgccgagccacgcgcgtgaaaagtgtttttaaattttataaaatcgaaacggagtccgaaaatgacgaaacttgacgacgtgtcttgtcatcgcatgcggaggctgtggtaaaaatttgagaaagtttcgagcaagtggcgacgtcgggtggctaaaacctggacatctccacatgtgataaccaTGTTTCGAGAaagttatcacatgtggagatgtccaggttttagccacccgacgtcgccacttgctcgaaactttctcaaatttttaccacagcctccgcatgcgatgacaagacacgtcgtcaagtttcgtcattttcggactccgtttcgattttataaaatttaaaaacacttttcacgcgcgtggctcggcgtgttccgacaccaacacggtcgaaatttcacgcgaggcctcgcacacggcctcaacatgctccaaacatcatgaatatcattttctgaatggccgaattccattatttcatgtacctgcagttcaaatctggagctgtcggaaaaaatcaaagaaacagaaaaaatctacggaatatagcaaaataaattaaaatgaccccaaacttggaatatatcatgtacttactgtagcaaggcaacacaaaaaaactgggatcgaaaatcgaaaaaaaaaattaattctttgccgactgccatcagtggcagttggcaaagagcctttgccgactgccagggaggatggcagttggcaaagcctgcgcctttgccgactgctgacggagtggcagtcggcaaaggtgacgGCGTGGATGGCGTCAATCATGgcctgcctttgccgactgcaattctttgccaactgcctggcagtcggcaaatacaggcagtcggcaaatcctgctttgccgactgcaggaaattccagttggcaaagggacctctttgccgagtgtcgaaaaaaaacagttggcaaataaaattgcagtcggcaaagagccagttTCCTGTGGTGCGATGGCCACTAGCTTATCAGTGTCCACCGGCGTATGTACCGCACCCTTCAATGATACTCCTACACACAAGCCTCAAGCAACATACATATCCCATCCTACAGTAATCGATCGACAGTCACCAATGATGCAACAACCAGCTAAGCAGGCAGGTAGGAGCCACGGGCCCCCAAGCTTCAGTCCACCTTCAGCAGGTAGGTCACTAATCAAGCTGGAGAACCTTGAGGCTCCTGAAAAGTACACCCTTGAACTGGACCTCTCCAATAGTTTTTATGTCACCATACTCTGACAAACGCAGAAAGGTATCTGAGATGTAGAAGCTTCCCAATGCTCTCATCAAGGCAATGGCTAGCGAGACCTTTTGTGTCTTCCAAGTCCAACACTCGAAGAAACCTCATCTGGTCAGAAATGTAAAATGGCTTCCACTTGCCAAACACCGTGAAGGACCTCATACGGGACAATTCCACAATGCTGGAACTCACTCTCGCCTCCCTCCCAGTTACTGCTTATGGGAAGGTGACGTACTGTGCCATGAGTGTTTGAGCTGCAACCTTCCCCCAACCTGAAAACATGATTTTCTTTCATTGACATTGAAATGCTGATGTCCCCGATAAGATCATGTAGGTTGGTAGTACCATACTCCTCTCAATGAGTTTCTCAA
This sequence is a window from Miscanthus floridulus cultivar M001 chromosome 10, ASM1932011v1, whole genome shotgun sequence. Protein-coding genes within it:
- the LOC136487402 gene encoding uncharacterized protein; this encodes MRALGSFYISDTFLRLSEYGDIKTIGEVQFKGVLFRSLKENVALSARPPSPPKIPLARRTGHPRAAPPAVDAVARGRRRPPPAPSPPALLPSPTDSHSPAAGAITAAGAPSKQARRPIPARPPLERLTPPTSPPARGGRPTPGAASRNPTAAGPPPTAARTLSGRQRAHSRGRAPPPEAARRTSPARRGPPRRPPPRAGPSPAARHIPGGAPPSPRAPPPRAGPPPRRVPPLRWPPRAGPLPAPAAPPRPLTGAAPPRSGPGQARRRVQLRRRPRSGRGLAPTRPGAVAAPPRSGVPRSVRRPPSARRSPSAGPASPSSPRHPRLAAPSSPRRPRLAAPSPPRRPRARLCSTRR